GAAACGGTGGTGTAAGAGACCACCAGTGCCCAGGGTGACCTGGGCAGCTAGGTAAACCCCACCTGGAGCAAGGTCAAGAGGGGCCGCCTTCTCGAAAGAGGGGCGACCCTGCGCGGACGTTCGAGGGCTGCCCGCCCGATGTCCGCGGGTAGACCGCACGAGGCCGGCGGCAACGCCGGCCCTAGATGGATGGCCGTCGCCCGGGGCTCCGCGAGGGGCCCTGGGAACAGAACCCGGCGTACAGCCCGACTCGTCTGCCGCTTTTGCTCTTCGCAGGTCAGAGGCCGTGCTTGGGACCGGCCAGGACACCAGGTAGCCCAGTTTCTGACCGGTCGCGGACGCAGCGATGAGTTTTTCCGGCTCGGAGAGTCTCACCACCGTTGTCCGACATCACTGGAGGAACACGTGGCTCAGCTATTGAGGGTCCAGAACTTCAACGTCTCGAGTGACGGCATCGGTGCCGGTGAGGACCAGAGCCTTGAGAGTCCGTTCGGCCACGCCGTCGACCCGGCGAGGCTGTTCGCCTGGGCCGGCGCCACGGCGAGCTGGCCCATGCGCACCGACCCCGGGGGAAGCCGGGGCCTCGACGACTACTTCACCCGGGACTACGCCCGCAACATCGGCGCCGAGATCATGGGCCGCAACAAGTTCGGGCCCCAGCGCGGGCCATGGCAGGACCATGAGTGGCGCGGGTGGTGGGGGGACGAGCCCCCGTTCCGCACTCCGGTGTTCGTCATGACGCACCACAAGCGTCCTTCGTTCACGCTCTCCGACACCACGTTCCACTTCGTCGACAGCGACCCGGCCACGGTCCTCGAACAGGCGCGGGAGGCGGCGCAGGGCAAGGACCTCCGGCTCGGCGGCGGGGTCACCACCATCCGGGAGTTCCTCGACGCCGACCTCGTCGACACCCTGCATGTGGCGGTCTCGCCGGTGAAGCTCGGGTCCGGACTACGGCTCTGGGAGTCCCCCGATGAGCTGCGCGACCGGTTCCACCTGGAGGTCGTGCCCAGCCCGAGCGGCGTGACGCACCACCTGTTCTGGCGAAAGTGACTCGGGCCTCGAGGCCGGGCCCGGCCGGGCTGTACTCCCAACGCATCAGGCGGCTGACGATCCGCATGGGTAACCCGGCGACGACCACACCGCGGTCCGTAGCGAGAGCGCCGACTCCGATCCTCGCCACTTCGCGGGACGGCATGTAAGGGAACTCCGGGCATGGGAACCGCTGAGCGTCCTTCGGTGCACGTCAGCGGCTTCCCCGTGCTGACCCAGCTGGCCGGGGGCAGCCTGCGCCACGTCGACCTCACCGCCCACGACATACCCGCCGAGGGGGCGACCAGGCCGCTGCCGGTGACGAAGCTGACCGTCGGCCTCGACGGGCTGAAGACCTCGGGGAGCGCCGACGAGGCCCATGCGCGCAGCGTCGACGCGACCGCCTTCGAAGGACTCGACCCCCGGTGACAGCCCGACCGGCGGGCAGGCGAGGTCCCGGTGGTGTACGTGACCCTCGCCGACGGCACGGTGAGCGAGGACGACCTCCTCGACTGGGCCGCCGCGCACGTCAGCGAGGCAGCCGCCGCTCCCAAGGCCGTCCGCGTGCTCGACGCCCTTTTAAGCCGCCGGTTCGTCCGGCGGGTTTTGGCGTTCTCGCTCTTTCCGCCTCTTTCTCTTGATAACGGCGCGATACGTGCTCCATATCCGGCGTCAGCACAGTGGAGCCGATCTCGTTTCGAGGTGCCGAATCAATCCTGAGCCCCCACAGAGGTGAAAGACATGAGCATGGACCCGAAGACTGTCGTGCACGGGATCCTGGCCGAAGACCTGGAAGTGGACCCCGCGGAGATCACGGACAGCGCCCTGTTGCGCACCCTCGAACTGGATTCCCTCGCCATCGCCGAACTCATCGTCAGGATCAAAGAAGAGACGGGGGTGGATCTCGGCGGCGAGGAGACCCGGATAGCGGACCTCACGGTCGGGGACGTCGTCTCGCTGGCCGGCTCGGGGCTGGAAGCGGCGTGACCGAAGGACCCGTCGCCATCACGGGTGCCGGCCTGGTGACCCCGGCGGGCACCGACTCCGACACGACCTGGGAGGCGCTGTGCGCGGCCAGGTCCCTGGAGTCCGGTGACCCGGAGCCGCTGGCCGGCACCGGGGCGTGGCACAGCCTGCGCGTGCCGCCCCTGCGGCCGGGGCAGCTCACCGGGCGCGGCACCGCCCGTACCGACCCCTTCATCCGGTTCGCCCTGGCGGCGGTGGACGAGGCGTTGGTCCAGGCGGGGCTCGACCCGCGGAGCTGGGACGGCAGCCGGGTCGGCATCGTGGTGGGGTGCGCCTTCAGCGGGGTCACCACGCTGGAGGAGCAGCACCGGCGGCTCGACCGCCACGGCCCCGAGATGGTCTCGCCGTATCTGCACCCCCGGTCACTGATCAACATGGCGGCGGGCACCCTCAGCGTGCGGTACGGGATCACCGGGCCCAGCCACACGGTGGCGGCCGCCTGCGCGTCGGGCGCCTCGGCGCTCGGCCTCGGCAAGACCTTGCTGGACGCCGGGGTCTGCGACACGGTCATCGCCTGCGGCACGGACTCGGCCGTCACCCCCCTCGTGGTCTCCGGATTCGCCCGCATGGGCGCGCTCTCCGAGCACAAGGGTCCCGACGCGTCACGGCCGTTCGCCGCGGACCGCGACGGCTTCGTCATCTCCGAGGGCGCGGCGGCCGTCGTCATGGAGAAGCCGGCGAAGGCCCGCGCCCGGGGCGCCGACGTACTCGGCCGGCTCCTCGGCTACGGCAGCACGTCCGACGCCCACCACCCCACGTCCCCCCGCCCCGACGGGGCGGGCGCCGCGGCCGCCGTGGAACAGGCGCTGGCCGCGGCCCGCATGACAGCGCGGGACGTCACGACCGTCAACGCGCACGGCACCTCGACACCGCAGAACGACCAGACGGAGGCCCGGCTCATCGCCCGCCTCTTCCCCCACGGACCGTCCGTCACCGCGAACAAGGGGCTGCTCGGCCACACCCTCGGCGCGGCCGGCGCCATCGAGGCCGTGCTGACCCTGCGCAGCCTCCGCAGCGGCACCCTGCCGCCGATCGCGCACACGGAGCGGGCCGACCCCGACCTGCCCGAACTGGACCTGGTCCTCGGCAGCGCGCGCAGCCACGGCGGGACCGTCGCCGTGAGCACCTCCTTCGGATTCGGGGGCAGCAACTGCGCGCTGGTGCTGGACGCCTGACCCGGCACAACCGCGCGCAGGCACAGATCCGTGCGACCCATCCCAGGAGAGTCCATGACGCAACGCGAAGAAGAGCTGGCCCGGGTCCTGTCCGGGCCCGAGTTCGCCACCATCAGACCGGACGACGGAAGCGTTCTCGACTACAGTCTGCTGACGCTTCGCCGGGCGAAACTCCTCAACGGTGCCGGTTTCACGGCGAATTCCCTCTGGCTGGGCCGCGGCGACAGCGCCCGCTTCCCCGACTTCCTGCGCACCATGGGCTGGATCGGTGCGTACGACCTGTCCCTGCTCAACGTCCTGGTCTCCCACCAGATCGCCGGTGACGCGCTGCTCAGCCACGGCGGGCAGCGGCAACTGCGCTCCTACGGCCCGGAGATCGACCGCATGGCCAAGGTGTACTGCTTCGCCGGCTCCGAACTGCACGCCGGCTCGGATCTGAAGCAGGTGCGGACCACCGCCACCTACGACCCGCAGAGCGGGACGCTGCTCCTGAACACGCCCCGGCCCGCCGACAGCAAGGTGTGGATCGGCAACAGCCTGCACACCGGCGACGTGGCCATGGTGCTGAGCCGGCTGCACGTCGGCGGACGGGACGAGGGCCACCACTGGATACGGGTTCCGCTGCGCGAAGGCGGCAGGGTGCTGCCCGGTGTGCGCATCGGACGGGCCGAGCCGAAGGGCGGCGTCACCGCCAACCAGACCGGCGTCCTCTCCTTCACGGACTACCGCCTGCCGGTGTCCGCCCTGATGAACCGCTGGGCGTCGATCGACGCGGACGGCACCTACCGTTCCCCGCTGCCGCGCCACCGGCGGTTCGAGGAGTGCCTGGCGACCTTCA
Above is a window of Streptomyces sp. DT2A-34 DNA encoding:
- a CDS encoding phosphopantetheine-binding protein, which gives rise to MSMDPKTVVHGILAEDLEVDPAEITDSALLRTLELDSLAIAELIVRIKEETGVDLGGEETRIADLTVGDVVSLAGSGLEAA
- a CDS encoding beta-ketoacyl-[acyl-carrier-protein] synthase family protein; this translates as MTEGPVAITGAGLVTPAGTDSDTTWEALCAARSLESGDPEPLAGTGAWHSLRVPPLRPGQLTGRGTARTDPFIRFALAAVDEALVQAGLDPRSWDGSRVGIVVGCAFSGVTTLEEQHRRLDRHGPEMVSPYLHPRSLINMAAGTLSVRYGITGPSHTVAAACASGASALGLGKTLLDAGVCDTVIACGTDSAVTPLVVSGFARMGALSEHKGPDASRPFAADRDGFVISEGAAAVVMEKPAKARARGADVLGRLLGYGSTSDAHHPTSPRPDGAGAAAAVEQALAAARMTARDVTTVNAHGTSTPQNDQTEARLIARLFPHGPSVTANKGLLGHTLGAAGAIEAVLTLRSLRSGTLPPIAHTERADPDLPELDLVLGSARSHGGTVAVSTSFGFGGSNCALVLDA
- a CDS encoding dihydrofolate reductase family protein; amino-acid sequence: MAQLLRVQNFNVSSDGIGAGEDQSLESPFGHAVDPARLFAWAGATASWPMRTDPGGSRGLDDYFTRDYARNIGAEIMGRNKFGPQRGPWQDHEWRGWWGDEPPFRTPVFVMTHHKRPSFTLSDTTFHFVDSDPATVLEQAREAAQGKDLRLGGGVTTIREFLDADLVDTLHVAVSPVKLGSGLRLWESPDELRDRFHLEVVPSPSGVTHHLFWRK